In Thermomonas carbonis, a single genomic region encodes these proteins:
- a CDS encoding rhodanese-like domain-containing protein produces MTFAELVAFAGRHPILSLALAGITLAILYNEIAGRFSGFRRVGPAQLTGMINRDDALVIDLRPAADFEKGHIAGAKNVQMAQFDPENKHLAPAKALPVVLVCKSGETASGAAKRLRKAGFANINVLEGGVQAWQGADLPLVKGR; encoded by the coding sequence GTGACGTTTGCCGAACTGGTCGCCTTTGCCGGCCGCCACCCGATCCTCTCGCTGGCGCTGGCCGGCATCACCCTGGCCATCCTCTACAACGAGATCGCCGGCCGTTTCAGCGGTTTCCGCCGGGTCGGACCCGCGCAGCTGACCGGGATGATCAATCGCGACGACGCCCTGGTGATCGACCTGCGTCCCGCCGCGGACTTCGAGAAGGGCCACATCGCCGGCGCGAAGAACGTGCAGATGGCCCAGTTCGATCCCGAGAACAAGCACCTGGCGCCCGCAAAAGCGCTGCCGGTGGTGCTGGTCTGCAAGTCCGGCGAGACCGCCAGCGGTGCGGCGAAGCGCCTGCGCAAGGCCGGTTTCGCCAACATCAACGTGCTCGAGGGCGGCGTCCAGGCCTGGCAGGGCGCAGACCTGCCGCTGGTCAAGGGCCGCTGA
- a CDS encoding YiiD C-terminal domain-containing protein, giving the protein MQIPSSSSPDALLAALAAHYMAMPPVAAMQPRVLDWEDGCLRMHAPLAANVNDKGCAFGGSLSSLMTIAGWGLAFLTLAQAGQEADIYIADSRVRYLKPVYDDLLVEVRLDTAGEGADAIDLPGALRSKGRASVRMEARTVLADGGAAAVLVGRYVAIARD; this is encoded by the coding sequence ATGCAGATCCCTTCTTCGTCGTCCCCCGATGCCTTGCTCGCCGCGCTCGCGGCCCACTACATGGCGATGCCGCCGGTCGCCGCGATGCAACCCCGCGTGCTCGACTGGGAGGACGGTTGCCTGCGCATGCACGCGCCGCTGGCCGCCAACGTCAACGACAAGGGCTGCGCGTTCGGCGGCAGCCTGAGCTCGCTGATGACCATCGCCGGTTGGGGGCTGGCCTTCCTGACCCTGGCACAAGCCGGTCAGGAAGCGGACATCTACATCGCAGACAGTCGCGTGCGCTATCTCAAGCCGGTGTACGACGACCTGCTGGTGGAAGTGCGTCTGGATACCGCCGGCGAAGGTGCCGACGCCATCGACCTGCCCGGCGCACTGCGCAGCAAGGGCCGCGCCAGCGTGCGCATGGAGGCGCGTACCGTGTTGGCCGATGGCGGCGCGGCTGCGGTGCTGGTCGGCCGCTACGTCGCCATCGCCCGCGACTGA